A section of the Streptomyces sp. SCL15-4 genome encodes:
- a CDS encoding nucleotide pyrophosphohydrolase, translating into MGRRNPGSHGGTSERVTEHPDLASLQRRLADFAAARNWQPYHTPKNLVAALSVEASELVEIFQWLTPEESARVMDDPGTAHRVTDEVADVLAYLLQFCGVLGIDPLAALAAKIDRNEHRFPVPDDRDRRRGAGDGRGAGPADQQADS; encoded by the coding sequence CTGGGCCGCCGGAACCCCGGGAGTCACGGTGGTACATCTGAACGTGTGACGGAACACCCCGACCTCGCCTCGCTCCAGCGCAGACTCGCCGATTTCGCCGCCGCGCGGAACTGGCAGCCCTACCACACACCCAAGAACCTCGTCGCCGCCCTCTCGGTGGAGGCGTCCGAACTGGTCGAGATCTTCCAGTGGCTGACACCGGAGGAGTCCGCCCGGGTGATGGACGACCCCGGCACGGCGCACCGGGTCACGGACGAGGTCGCCGATGTGCTGGCCTACCTGCTCCAGTTCTGCGGGGTCCTCGGCATCGACCCGCTGGCCGCGCTGGCCGCCAAGATCGACCGCAACGAACACCGCTTCCCGGTCCCGGACGACCGGGACCGCCGGAGGGGCGCGGGGGACGGACGGGGCGCCGGCCCGGCGGACCAACAAGCGGACTCCTGA
- a CDS encoding VOC family protein — protein MSHEQQRLHAPASPAAVQLNHTAVHAFDRHLSAEFIAAILGLSVGAPFGPFLPVDLGNGVTLDYYEKRDEPIQSQHYAFLVPDEEFDTMIARLETVGVTYYADPRRTEPGRINRLFGGRGAYFDDPDGHNMEIMTRPYVRP, from the coding sequence ATGTCACATGAACAGCAGCGCCTTCACGCACCCGCGTCGCCAGCCGCCGTCCAGCTGAACCACACCGCCGTCCACGCCTTCGACCGTCATCTGTCGGCCGAGTTCATCGCGGCGATCCTGGGGCTGAGCGTCGGCGCTCCCTTCGGGCCGTTCCTGCCCGTCGACCTGGGCAACGGCGTGACGCTCGACTACTACGAGAAGCGCGACGAGCCGATCCAGTCGCAGCACTACGCGTTCCTCGTGCCCGACGAGGAGTTCGACACCATGATCGCCCGCCTGGAAACGGTCGGGGTCACCTACTACGCCGACCCCCGCCGCACCGAGCCCGGCCGGATCAACCGTCTCTTCGGCGGTCGCGGTGCCTACTTCGACGATCCGGACGGCCACAACATGGAGATCATGACCCGCCCGTACGTACGGCCGTAG
- a CDS encoding LLM class F420-dependent oxidoreductase: protein MDLRIFTEPQQGATYDTLLTVAKATEDLGFDAFFRSDHYLRMGSVDGLPGPTDAWITLAGLARETKRIRLGTLMTAGTFRLPGVLAIQVAQVDQMSGGRVELGLGAGWFEEEHKAYGIPFPKEKFARLEEQLAIVTGLWKTEVGKTFDFHGTYYDLTGSPALPKPAQQKVPVLIGGHGATRTPRLAARYADEFNIPFASVEDSERQFGRVRAAAAEAGRAADDLVYSNALVVCVGKDDREVARRAAAIGREVDELKANGLAGSPAEVVDKIGRYAGIGSSRIYLQVLDLDDLDHLELISSQVQSQLS from the coding sequence ATGGACCTGCGAATCTTCACCGAGCCCCAGCAAGGGGCCACCTACGACACCCTGCTCACCGTGGCGAAGGCCACCGAGGACCTCGGGTTCGACGCCTTCTTCCGCTCGGACCACTATCTGCGCATGGGCAGCGTGGACGGTCTGCCCGGCCCCACCGACGCCTGGATCACGCTGGCCGGCCTGGCCCGCGAGACCAAGCGCATCCGTCTCGGCACGCTGATGACGGCCGGCACCTTCCGTCTGCCCGGTGTGCTTGCCATCCAGGTCGCCCAGGTCGACCAGATGTCCGGCGGACGGGTCGAACTCGGCCTGGGCGCGGGCTGGTTCGAGGAGGAGCACAAGGCGTACGGCATCCCGTTCCCGAAGGAGAAGTTCGCCCGGCTGGAGGAGCAGCTCGCGATCGTCACCGGGCTGTGGAAGACCGAGGTCGGCAAGACCTTCGACTTCCACGGCACGTACTACGACCTCACCGGGTCGCCGGCGCTGCCCAAGCCCGCGCAGCAGAAGGTCCCCGTGCTGATCGGCGGCCACGGCGCGACCCGTACGCCGCGGCTCGCCGCGCGGTACGCCGACGAGTTCAACATCCCGTTCGCCTCGGTCGAGGACAGCGAGCGGCAGTTCGGCCGGGTACGGGCCGCCGCCGCGGAGGCCGGCCGGGCCGCGGACGACCTGGTGTACTCCAACGCGCTCGTCGTCTGCGTCGGCAAGGACGACCGGGAAGTGGCCCGGCGCGCCGCCGCGATCGGCCGTGAGGTGGACGAGCTGAAGGCCAACGGCCTGGCCGGCTCCCCGGCCGAGGTCGTCGACAAGATCGGCCGCTACGCCGGCATCGGCTCCAGCCGGATCTACCTCCAGGTGCTGGACCTCGACGACCTGGACCACCTGGAGCTGATCTCCTCCCAGGTCCAGTCCCAGCTGTCGTAA
- a CDS encoding methylmalonyl-CoA mutase family protein: MTVLPDDGLSLAAEFPDATHEQWQRLVEGVLRRSGRELSGEAAEDALSTTLEDGLRTRPLYTAHDHAPDPGLPGFAPFVRGGRPEGTGPGGWDVRQRHTALGDGPADAVLADLENGGTSLWLVLGEGGIPVTELGRALDGVYLDLAPVVLDAGRDTARAAEALLRLYADRGVDAGAVRGNLGGDPLGYEARTGTAPDFAPYAELAVRCAEGYPGLRALTVDALPYHEAGGSAAQELGASLATGVAYLRELTEAGLGVEQAVGQLEFRYAATADQFLTIAKLRAARRLWARVAEVCGAAGAGAQRQHVVTSPVMMTRRDPWVNMLRTTVAALAAGVGGADAVTVLPFDHALGLPDAFARRIARNTSTILIEESHLARVVDPAGGSWYVERLTADLAEAAWAFFRSVERDGGQAAVLRSGRLRTDLATTWAERSKRLARRREPVTGVSEFPLLAEKPVERPPAPEPPSGGLPRVRRDEAYEELRARSDAQLARTGARPRIYLATIGSPAEYTARAAFAANLFQAGGIEPVTEGGFAGSGATEAVVCSSDALYAEQAGQVAESLRAAGARHVFLAGRGEYPGIDSYVFAGCDAVDVLSATLDRMGVS, encoded by the coding sequence ATGACGGTCCTGCCTGACGACGGGCTCTCACTGGCCGCCGAGTTCCCTGACGCGACACACGAGCAGTGGCAACGCCTGGTGGAGGGCGTACTGCGCAGGTCAGGCAGGGAATTGTCCGGCGAGGCAGCGGAAGACGCCCTGTCCACGACGCTCGAGGACGGGCTGCGCACCCGGCCCCTGTACACCGCGCACGACCACGCGCCCGATCCCGGCCTGCCGGGCTTCGCCCCCTTCGTGCGGGGCGGCAGGCCCGAGGGCACCGGCCCGGGCGGCTGGGACGTGCGCCAGCGGCACACGGCACTCGGCGACGGCCCGGCGGACGCCGTGCTCGCCGACCTGGAGAACGGCGGCACCTCCCTCTGGCTGGTGCTGGGCGAGGGCGGCATCCCGGTCACCGAGCTGGGCCGCGCCCTCGACGGGGTCTACCTCGACCTGGCCCCGGTCGTACTGGACGCGGGCCGGGACACCGCCCGGGCCGCCGAGGCCCTGCTGCGGCTGTACGCGGACCGGGGCGTGGACGCCGGGGCGGTGCGCGGCAACCTGGGCGGCGACCCGCTCGGGTACGAGGCCCGTACCGGCACCGCGCCGGACTTCGCGCCGTACGCCGAGCTGGCCGTGCGCTGCGCCGAGGGGTATCCGGGGCTGCGCGCGCTGACCGTGGACGCGCTGCCGTACCACGAGGCGGGCGGCTCCGCCGCGCAGGAGCTGGGCGCCTCGCTGGCCACCGGGGTCGCCTATCTGCGGGAGCTGACCGAGGCCGGGCTCGGCGTCGAACAGGCCGTCGGCCAGCTGGAGTTCCGTTACGCGGCGACCGCCGACCAGTTCCTGACCATCGCCAAGCTGCGCGCGGCGCGCCGGCTGTGGGCGCGGGTCGCGGAGGTGTGCGGGGCGGCCGGTGCGGGTGCGCAGCGGCAGCACGTGGTGACCTCGCCGGTGATGATGACCCGCCGCGACCCGTGGGTGAACATGCTCCGTACGACGGTCGCGGCGCTGGCCGCCGGGGTGGGCGGCGCGGACGCGGTGACCGTGCTGCCGTTCGACCACGCGCTGGGGCTGCCCGACGCCTTCGCCCGGCGGATCGCCCGCAACACCTCCACCATCCTGATCGAGGAGTCCCATCTGGCCCGGGTCGTCGACCCGGCGGGCGGCTCCTGGTACGTGGAGCGGCTGACGGCCGACCTGGCCGAGGCCGCCTGGGCGTTCTTCCGGTCCGTGGAGCGCGACGGCGGTCAGGCGGCCGTGCTGCGCTCCGGCCGGCTGCGCACCGATCTCGCCACGACCTGGGCGGAGCGCTCCAAGCGGCTGGCCAGGCGGCGCGAGCCCGTCACCGGTGTCAGCGAGTTCCCGCTGCTGGCGGAGAAGCCGGTCGAGCGCCCGCCCGCGCCCGAGCCGCCCTCGGGCGGTCTGCCCCGGGTGCGCCGCGACGAGGCGTACGAGGAGCTGCGCGCCCGCTCCGACGCCCAGCTGGCGAGGACCGGCGCCCGGCCCCGGATCTACCTGGCCACGATCGGCTCCCCGGCCGAGTACACCGCGCGTGCGGCCTTCGCCGCGAACCTCTTCCAGGCCGGCGGCATCGAGCCGGTCACCGAGGGCGGCTTCGCCGGCAGCGGCGCCACCGAGGCCGTGGTGTGCTCCAGCGACGCGCTCTACGCCGAACAGGCCGGGCAGGTGGCCGAGTCGCTGCGCGCGGCCGGGGCCCGGCACGTGTTCCTGGCGGGCCGGGGCGAGTATCCCGGCATCGACTCGTACGTCTTCGCGGGCTGTGACGCCGTGGATGTGCTGTCCGCGACCCTCGACCGCATGGGAGTGTCCTGA
- a CDS encoding 3' terminal RNA ribose 2'-O-methyltransferase Hen1 produces the protein MFVTISTTGTAARPATDLGYLLHKHPDKAQRFSTSYGTAHVFYPEANAERCTAALLLEIDPVALVRRGRGKGRGGAPDAALAQYVNDRPYAASSLLAVALGNVFSSALRGVCAARPERAAAPLPLRVEVPALPARGGPDLVRRLFEPLGWTSPAGGADRAEDAPFADPVPLDTAFPEWGDSRYVRLLLESERLTLAEALRHLYVLLPVLDDAKHYWVSADEVDKLLRAGEGWLAGHPERQLITNRYLSRRWSLTRQARERLELVRLAEADDSEVEDIDNAVADETGTEEKPTPLAVQRREAILAALGTAGAGRVLDLGCGEGHLVRALLKDARFTEIVGVDVSQRALALAARRLKLDRMGERQAARVTLLQGSLAYTDRRLKGYDAAVLSEVVEHVDPPRLPALEYAVFGHARPRTVVVTTPNAEYNVRWESLPAGHVRHGDHRFEWTREEFRAWAATVAERHGYEVGFTPVGPDDPEVGPPTQMATFTIRSEKEAKAA, from the coding sequence ATGTTCGTGACGATCTCCACCACCGGCACGGCCGCGCGGCCGGCCACCGACCTGGGGTACCTGCTGCACAAGCACCCCGACAAGGCGCAGAGGTTCTCCACCTCCTACGGCACGGCGCACGTCTTCTACCCCGAGGCGAACGCCGAACGCTGCACGGCCGCGCTGCTGCTGGAGATCGATCCCGTCGCCCTGGTCCGCCGGGGCCGGGGCAAGGGCCGCGGGGGCGCACCCGACGCGGCCCTCGCCCAGTACGTCAACGACCGCCCCTACGCCGCCTCCTCGCTGCTCGCCGTCGCGCTGGGCAACGTCTTCTCCAGCGCCCTGCGCGGGGTCTGCGCCGCCCGGCCGGAGCGGGCCGCCGCGCCGCTGCCGCTGCGCGTCGAGGTCCCCGCACTGCCCGCCCGCGGCGGCCCCGACCTCGTACGACGGCTCTTCGAACCGCTCGGCTGGACCTCTCCCGCAGGCGGCGCCGACCGGGCGGAAGACGCCCCCTTCGCCGACCCGGTCCCGCTCGACACCGCGTTCCCGGAGTGGGGCGACTCGCGCTACGTCCGGCTGCTGCTGGAGTCCGAACGGCTCACGCTCGCCGAGGCGCTGCGCCACCTGTACGTCCTGCTGCCGGTGCTCGACGACGCCAAGCACTACTGGGTCTCCGCCGACGAGGTCGACAAGCTGCTGCGGGCCGGCGAGGGCTGGCTGGCCGGGCACCCGGAGCGGCAGCTGATCACCAACCGCTACCTCTCGCGCCGCTGGTCGCTGACCCGGCAGGCGAGGGAGCGGCTGGAACTGGTGCGGCTCGCGGAGGCCGACGACAGCGAGGTCGAGGACATCGACAACGCGGTGGCGGACGAGACCGGGACCGAGGAGAAGCCCACCCCGCTCGCCGTGCAGCGCAGGGAGGCGATCCTCGCCGCGCTGGGCACCGCCGGCGCCGGCCGGGTCCTGGACCTCGGCTGCGGCGAGGGCCATTTGGTACGGGCGCTGCTGAAGGACGCGCGGTTCACCGAGATCGTCGGCGTCGACGTCTCGCAGCGCGCCCTCGCCCTCGCCGCCCGCCGGCTGAAACTGGACCGCATGGGCGAACGGCAGGCGGCGCGCGTCACGTTGCTCCAGGGCTCCCTCGCCTACACCGACCGCCGGCTCAAGGGGTACGACGCCGCCGTGCTCAGCGAGGTGGTCGAGCACGTCGACCCGCCCCGGCTGCCGGCCCTGGAGTACGCCGTGTTCGGGCACGCGCGCCCCCGCACGGTCGTCGTGACCACGCCGAACGCCGAGTACAACGTCCGCTGGGAGAGCCTGCCCGCCGGCCACGTCCGGCACGGCGACCACCGCTTCGAGTGGACCCGCGAGGAGTTCCGCGCCTGGGCGGCGACCGTCGCCGAACGGCACGGCTACGAGGTGGGATTCACACCCGTCGGCCCGGACGACCCCGAGGTAGGCCCGCCCACCCAGATGGCGACCTTCACGATCAGAAGCGAGAAGGAGGCGAAGGCGGCATGA
- a CDS encoding cell division protein SepF translates to MSRYDATDEQWEGLAQVVPLRGRDSWPSAVDHRSLPDAETETRRRFVVLRVNVFADAREVAETLMAGVPVLLDLSGAEGDVAKRVLDFSTGVVFGLGSGMHRVDRNVFLLTPPGTEVSGLMEGAELSGG, encoded by the coding sequence GTGAGCCGTTACGACGCCACCGATGAACAGTGGGAAGGGCTCGCCCAGGTCGTGCCGCTGCGGGGCCGGGACTCCTGGCCGTCCGCGGTGGACCACCGCTCGCTGCCCGACGCCGAGACCGAGACCCGGCGCCGGTTCGTGGTCCTGCGCGTCAACGTCTTCGCGGACGCCCGCGAAGTCGCGGAGACCCTGATGGCCGGGGTGCCGGTGCTGCTGGACCTGTCCGGCGCGGAGGGCGACGTCGCCAAGCGCGTCCTCGACTTCAGCACCGGCGTCGTCTTCGGCCTGGGCAGCGGGATGCACCGCGTCGACCGCAACGTCTTCCTCCTCACCCCGCCCGGCACGGAGGTCAGCGGCCTGATGGAGGGCGCGGAACTGTCGGGCGGCTGA
- a CDS encoding D-alanyl-D-alanine carboxypeptidase family protein: MTIDRTFRHRGRGQAARSRRSVAVAVAGGAVLGAGVLATAPVHAAPAAPAARAAAVAPRVSAQGAYAMNSANGKQLFGKAPDARLRTGSTTKIMTALVVLSQRNVDLGKKVKIKKEYTDYVIDPVSHTQRYSSANLILGDSMPVGDLLYGLMLPSGCDAAYALADTYGTGSTTAQRTKSFIAKMNGKARELGLKNTHFDSFDGVSNGKNYSSPRDLAKLAGTALKNKTFKKVVGTKVYDDMKSYRPGGGTHAMTPWNNSNKLLGSYRGAFGVKTGSGPEAKFCLVFAATRGSKTVVGTVLAASTADERFKDATKILDYGFTR; this comes from the coding sequence ATGACCATCGACCGGACATTCCGCCATCGCGGACGCGGACAGGCGGCCCGGAGTCGCAGGAGCGTCGCCGTCGCGGTGGCGGGAGGCGCCGTGCTGGGTGCGGGTGTCCTCGCGACCGCGCCCGTGCACGCGGCCCCGGCGGCACCCGCGGCCCGCGCCGCCGCGGTGGCGCCGCGGGTGTCGGCCCAGGGCGCGTACGCCATGAACTCCGCCAACGGCAAGCAGTTGTTCGGCAAGGCGCCGGACGCCCGGCTGCGCACCGGCTCCACCACGAAGATCATGACGGCGCTCGTGGTGCTGTCGCAGCGGAACGTGGATCTCGGGAAGAAGGTGAAGATCAAGAAGGAGTACACCGACTACGTCATCGACCCGGTGTCGCACACCCAGCGCTACTCCAGCGCGAATCTGATCCTCGGCGACTCGATGCCGGTGGGCGACCTGCTGTACGGCCTGATGCTGCCGTCGGGCTGCGACGCGGCCTACGCGCTGGCGGACACCTACGGCACGGGGTCCACGACGGCCCAGCGGACCAAGTCGTTCATCGCCAAGATGAACGGCAAGGCGCGTGAACTGGGCCTGAAGAACACCCACTTCGACTCCTTCGACGGGGTGTCCAACGGCAAGAACTACTCCTCGCCGCGTGATCTGGCCAAGCTGGCCGGGACCGCGCTGAAGAACAAGACGTTCAAGAAGGTCGTCGGCACCAAGGTCTACGACGACATGAAGTCGTACCGGCCCGGCGGCGGAACGCACGCCATGACGCCGTGGAACAACTCCAACAAGCTTCTCGGCTCCTACCGGGGCGCCTTCGGAGTGAAGACCGGGTCCGGGCCGGAGGCGAAGTTCTGCCTGGTGTTCGCGGCCACCCGTGGGTCCAAGACGGTCGTGGGCACGGTGCTGGCGGCCAGTACGGCGGACGAGCGGTTCAAGGACGCGACGAAGATCCTGGACTACGGCTTCACGCGCTGA
- a CDS encoding ATP-binding protein, translating into MAVPFVFAESPAADAPPLPGTHPDIRSRITELRLSAFAGHRGAGFPLGPVTLLAGPSGAGKTTALAACEALARLGGGAPLAEAFRDPAACVPERARPDAEGRRGFRIGCTADGAEGPVRLDVAVQAEPDLRIVGERLTARGVVLLETALRDPGRRTVQAAWHTAGSAPVTRAPLPDDHLGTALLPLRVAGKTDGQRHVLAAAEQMVVALRSVFPCDPRPEHMRVPVPTGSGRLLPGCDNLADVLWRTRAECVRRHGRLVEALDVGCAGPVTDLMAEPLSDGTVRALLDRGDGVRTELARLGDGELRYLALTLVLLTGPGVLDMDAPGEVPDALRSLTVLADGFDRGLDPAQRRELLRTAAEMGRRGHIRCVAAVQDASWAAGTPGVTVVHLNV; encoded by the coding sequence ATGGCCGTGCCCTTCGTGTTCGCTGAGTCACCGGCGGCCGACGCGCCCCCGCTCCCCGGCACGCACCCCGACATCCGGTCCCGGATCACCGAGTTGCGGCTCTCCGCCTTCGCGGGGCACCGGGGCGCCGGGTTTCCGCTCGGGCCGGTCACCCTGCTCGCGGGACCCAGCGGGGCCGGCAAGACCACCGCGCTCGCCGCCTGCGAGGCCCTGGCCCGCCTCGGCGGCGGGGCCCCGCTCGCCGAGGCGTTCCGGGACCCGGCCGCCTGCGTCCCCGAGCGCGCGCGGCCCGACGCCGAGGGGCGCCGGGGCTTCAGGATCGGGTGCACGGCCGACGGCGCCGAGGGCCCGGTCCGGCTCGACGTCGCCGTACAGGCCGAACCGGACCTGCGGATCGTGGGGGAGCGGCTGACCGCGCGCGGAGTGGTCCTGCTGGAGACCGCGCTGCGCGACCCCGGGCGCCGGACCGTCCAGGCCGCCTGGCACACGGCCGGTTCCGCCCCGGTGACCCGCGCCCCGCTCCCCGACGACCACCTCGGCACCGCCCTGCTGCCGCTGCGCGTGGCCGGCAAGACCGACGGACAGCGCCATGTGCTCGCCGCCGCGGAGCAGATGGTCGTCGCCCTGCGCTCCGTCTTCCCCTGCGATCCGCGCCCCGAGCACATGCGCGTCCCCGTGCCCACCGGTTCCGGCCGGCTGCTGCCCGGCTGCGACAACCTCGCCGACGTGCTGTGGCGCACCCGCGCCGAGTGCGTCCGCCGGCACGGCCGACTGGTCGAGGCGCTGGACGTGGGCTGCGCCGGCCCGGTGACCGACCTGATGGCCGAACCGCTGTCCGACGGCACGGTACGGGCGCTGCTCGACCGAGGCGACGGCGTCCGCACCGAACTCGCCCGGCTCGGCGACGGCGAGCTGCGCTATCTCGCGCTGACCCTGGTACTGCTGACCGGACCGGGCGTGCTGGACATGGACGCGCCGGGCGAGGTGCCCGACGCCCTGCGGAGCCTCACCGTCCTCGCCGACGGCTTCGACCGGGGCCTGGACCCGGCCCAGCGCCGGGAACTGCTGCGGACGGCCGCCGAGATGGGGCGGCGCGGACACATCCGCTGCGTGGCCGCGGTGCAGGACGCCTCCTGGGCCGCCGGAACCCCGGGAGTCACGGTGGTACATCTGAACGTGTGA
- a CDS encoding DUF6099 family protein, whose product MDAVRLILASRRALAGGADAGEMMAEVWQAQALAQAIGSRLAVSGPPELRGEALGLTELAGRGCGVLDPPELDPGDLRAAQLTELEDARETLLCLGGLLGEVGIALVGMASAAVDEATYWQCMEAIDAADESRDRVLEMLRKLAARAAMVPEDAQDTPYGV is encoded by the coding sequence ATGGATGCGGTACGGCTCATCCTCGCGAGCAGGCGGGCCCTGGCGGGCGGCGCCGACGCGGGAGAGATGATGGCGGAGGTGTGGCAGGCGCAGGCCCTGGCGCAGGCGATCGGCAGCCGCCTCGCGGTCTCCGGCCCGCCGGAACTGCGCGGGGAGGCGCTGGGACTGACGGAGCTGGCGGGCCGGGGCTGCGGCGTCCTGGATCCGCCCGAACTCGACCCCGGCGACCTGCGCGCCGCCCAGCTCACCGAGCTGGAGGACGCCCGCGAGACCCTGCTCTGCCTCGGCGGCCTGCTCGGCGAGGTCGGCATAGCCCTGGTCGGCATGGCGAGCGCCGCCGTCGACGAGGCGACGTACTGGCAGTGCATGGAGGCGATCGACGCGGCCGACGAGTCCCGTGACCGGGTCCTGGAGATGCTGCGCAAACTGGCGGCGCGGGCGGCGATGGTGCCCGAGGACGCCCAGGACACCCCCTACGGCGTATGA
- a CDS encoding polynucleotide kinase-phosphatase — translation MTEAPHKGRTLPVTDLSLVVLVGASGSGKSTFARRHFKPTEVISSDFCRGLVSDDENDQSATRDAFDVLHYIAGKRLAAGRRTVVDATSVQQDSRRQLVELAKKHDVLPIAIVLDLPEEVCAERNAARADRADMPRRVIQRHIRELRRSLKHLEREGFRKVHVLRGAEEVEHATVVTEKRYNDLTHLTGPFDIIGDIHGCSAELEALLAKLGYADGVHPEGRTAVFVGDLVDRGPDSPGVLRRVMSMVNSGTALCVPGNHENKYGRHLKGRRVQPTHGLAETIAQMEGESEEFKAEVRRFLDGLVSHYVLDGGRLVVCHAGLPEKYHGRTSGRVRSHALYGDTTGETDEFGLPVRYPWAEDYRGRAAVVYGHTPVPEATWLNNTICLDTGAVFGGKLTALRWPERELVDVPAERVWYEPARPLATEAPGGQDGRPLDLADVHGRRAVETRHAGRVAVREENAAAALEVMSRFAIDPRLLPYLPPTMAPTATSRTEGYLEHPQEAFAQYARDGVARVVCEEKHMGSRAVVLVCRDAQAARRRFGAEGPTGSLYTRTGRPFFDDERTTEEILGRLRAAVTDAGLWDELDTDWLLLDAELMPWSLKAAGLLRGQYAAVGAAAGAVFPGALAALEAAAGRGTDVAALLDRQRERAADAAAFTAAYRRYCWPTEGLDGVRLAPFQLLAVQGRSLAALPHDEQLALIDRLVEYDGTGLLHTTRRLYVDTGDPESVRAGVDWWLEMTGRGGEGMVVKPLGALVRGPDGRLVQPGIKCRGREYLRIVYGPEYTRPDQLARLRQRFLNHKRSLALREYALGLEALDRLAGGEPLWRVHEAVFGVLALESEPVDPRL, via the coding sequence ATGACCGAGGCACCGCACAAGGGACGGACGCTTCCCGTCACCGACCTCTCCCTCGTGGTACTCGTCGGCGCCTCCGGCTCCGGCAAGTCCACCTTCGCCCGGCGGCACTTCAAGCCCACCGAGGTGATCTCCTCCGACTTCTGCCGCGGCCTGGTCTCCGACGACGAGAACGACCAGAGCGCGACCCGGGACGCCTTCGACGTCCTGCACTACATCGCCGGCAAGCGGCTTGCCGCCGGCCGCCGCACCGTCGTGGACGCCACCAGCGTGCAGCAGGACAGCCGGCGGCAGCTGGTCGAGCTGGCGAAGAAGCACGACGTGCTGCCCATCGCCATCGTGCTGGACCTGCCGGAGGAGGTGTGCGCCGAACGGAACGCGGCCCGCGCCGACCGGGCGGACATGCCCCGCCGGGTCATCCAGCGGCACATCCGCGAACTGCGCCGCTCCCTGAAGCACCTGGAGCGCGAGGGCTTCCGCAAGGTGCACGTGCTGCGCGGCGCCGAGGAGGTGGAGCACGCCACCGTCGTCACCGAGAAGCGCTACAACGACCTGACCCACCTCACCGGACCGTTCGACATCATCGGCGACATCCACGGCTGCTCCGCCGAACTGGAGGCGCTGCTCGCCAAGCTGGGCTACGCCGACGGCGTGCACCCCGAGGGCCGTACCGCCGTGTTCGTCGGCGACCTGGTCGACCGCGGACCCGACAGCCCCGGCGTACTGCGCCGCGTGATGTCCATGGTGAACTCCGGCACCGCCCTGTGCGTCCCCGGCAACCACGAGAACAAGTACGGCCGCCACCTCAAGGGCCGGAGGGTCCAGCCCACCCACGGGCTCGCCGAGACCATCGCGCAGATGGAGGGCGAGAGCGAGGAGTTCAAGGCCGAGGTCCGGCGGTTCCTGGACGGACTGGTCAGCCACTACGTCCTGGACGGCGGCCGGCTCGTCGTCTGCCACGCCGGCCTGCCCGAGAAGTACCACGGCCGCACCTCCGGCCGGGTCCGCTCGCACGCCCTGTACGGCGACACGACCGGCGAGACCGACGAGTTCGGGCTGCCGGTGCGCTACCCGTGGGCCGAGGACTACCGGGGCCGGGCCGCCGTGGTCTACGGCCACACACCCGTGCCCGAGGCCACGTGGCTGAACAACACGATCTGCCTGGACACCGGCGCCGTCTTCGGCGGCAAGCTCACCGCGCTGCGCTGGCCCGAGCGCGAGCTGGTCGACGTACCGGCCGAGCGGGTCTGGTACGAGCCGGCCCGGCCGCTCGCCACCGAGGCGCCCGGCGGCCAGGACGGCCGGCCGCTGGACCTGGCGGACGTGCACGGCCGGCGCGCCGTGGAGACCCGGCACGCCGGCCGGGTGGCGGTCCGCGAGGAGAACGCGGCGGCGGCCCTGGAGGTCATGAGCCGCTTCGCGATCGACCCGCGCCTGCTGCCGTACCTCCCGCCGACCATGGCACCGACGGCCACCTCGCGGACCGAGGGCTATCTGGAGCATCCTCAGGAGGCGTTCGCGCAGTACGCGCGGGACGGTGTCGCGCGGGTGGTGTGCGAGGAGAAGCACATGGGCTCGCGGGCCGTGGTCCTGGTGTGCCGGGACGCGCAGGCGGCACGGCGGCGGTTCGGGGCGGAGGGACCCACCGGGTCCCTCTACACCCGCACCGGACGGCCGTTCTTCGACGACGAGCGGACCACCGAGGAGATCCTCGGCCGGCTGCGCGCGGCGGTCACCGACGCCGGACTCTGGGACGAACTGGACACGGACTGGCTGCTGCTGGACGCCGAGCTGATGCCGTGGTCGCTGAAGGCCGCCGGGCTGCTGCGCGGCCAGTACGCGGCCGTGGGCGCCGCCGCCGGCGCCGTGTTCCCGGGCGCGCTCGCCGCCCTGGAGGCGGCGGCCGGGCGCGGGACCGACGTGGCCGCGCTGCTCGACCGGCAGCGGGAACGCGCGGCCGACGCCGCCGCGTTCACCGCCGCCTACCGCCGCTACTGCTGGCCCACCGAGGGCCTGGACGGGGTCCGGCTGGCCCCCTTCCAGCTGCTCGCCGTCCAGGGCCGCAGCCTCGCCGCGCTTCCGCACGACGAGCAGCTGGCCCTGATCGACCGGCTCGTGGAGTACGACGGCACCGGACTGCTGCACACCACCCGGCGGCTGTACGTCGACACCGGCGACCCCGAGTCGGTGCGCGCCGGCGTCGACTGGTGGCTGGAGATGACCGGCCGGGGCGGCGAGGGCATGGTCGTCAAGCCGCTCGGCGCGCTGGTGCGCGGGCCGGACGGACGGCTGGTGCAGCCCGGCATCAAGTGCCGGGGCCGCGAGTACCTGCGGATCGTCTACGGCCCGGAGTACACCCGTCCCGACCAGCTCGCGCGGCTGCGGCAGCGGTTCCTGAACCACAAGCGCTCGCTGGCCCTGCGCGAGTACGCCCTCGGCCTGGAGGCCCTGGACCGGCTGGCCGGCGGGGAACCGCTGTGGCGGGTGCACGAGGCGGTGTTCGGCGTGCTGGCACTGGAGTCGGAGCCGGTGGACCCGCGCCTGTAG